A single Lolium perenne isolate Kyuss_39 chromosome 6, Kyuss_2.0, whole genome shotgun sequence DNA region contains:
- the LOC127334477 gene encoding two-component response regulator ORR2, giving the protein MGAAAGGEGEAVRVLVVDDSPVDRRVVELLLRNHAAAFHVTTVDSGKKAMELLGLNNAGKQRSIDMVLTDYCMPEMTGYDLLQAIKALGSANPIPVVVMSSENEPQRISRCLTAGAEDYIVKPLRKKDVQRLRNCSAARSATKDAVAADDRRWSSVKKNDAPAPPPRPDTAAKKATSEQRPRRLAGAGLAMASTVDLSHYLQFLFKFILLAYAVLCLTELLHRWSSGCFLSQLP; this is encoded by the exons ATGGGAGCAGCTGCAGGAGGGGAAGGGGAGGCGGTGAGGGTGCTGGTGGTGGACGACTCCCCCGTCGACCGGAGGGTCGTGGAGCTGCTCCTCAGGAACCACGCCGCGGCATTCCACG TTACCACGGTGGACAGCGGCAAGAAGGCGATGGAGCTCCTGGGGCTGAATAATGCAGGCAAGCAGAGGAGCATCGACATGGTGCTCACCGACTACTGCATGCCGGAGATGACCGGCTACGACCTTCTCCAAGCTATCAAG GCGCTGGGCTCTGCCAACCCGATTCCGGTGGTCGTCATGTCGTCGGAGAACGAGCCCCAGAGGATCAGCAG ATGCTTAACGGCGGGCGCCGAGGATTACATCGTGAAGCCTCTGAGGAAGAAGGACGTGCAGCGCCTGCGGAACTGCTCCGCTGCAAGGTCGGCCACCAAGGACGCCGTGGCCGCCGATGATAGACGATGGAGCTCGGTCAAGAAGAACGACGCTCCAGCTCCACCGCCGCGTCCGGACACGGCCGCCAAGAAGGCCACCTCGGAGCAGAGGCCACGCCGGCTGGCAGGAGCAGGACTAGCCATGGCATCCACCGTCGACCTGTCGCACTACCTGCAGTTCCTCTTCAAGTTCATCCTGCTCGCCTACGCGGTGCTCTGCCTCACGGAGCTCCTCCACAGATGGTCTAGCGGCTGCTTCCTCTCCCAGCTCCCGTGA
- the LOC127334480 gene encoding NADPH-dependent pterin aldehyde reductase gives MTSGSKSGVGGVAAARAAAAGPRTVLITGVSRGLGRALALELARRGHAVVGCGRSADPIRSLEAEIASPSRHFLTVADVRSDSSMAELAKAVVEKKQIPDIIVNNAGTINRNNKTWNVPAEEFDAVVDTNIKGTANVLRHFVPLMLQKKHGMIINLSSGWGRSSAAEVAPYCASKWAIEGLTRSLAKELPPGLAAIALSPGVVNTDMLASCFGTSSALYQSTEQWAPKAATMILSLSLEDNGASLTV, from the exons atGACGTCGGGGTCCAAGAGCGGGGTCGGaggagtggcggcggcgcgggcggcggcggcggggccgagGACGGTGCTCATCACGGGGGTCAGCCGGGGGCTGGGCCGCGCGCTCGCGCTGGAGCTCGCGCGCCGGGGCCACGCCGTCGTCGGCTGCGGCCGCTCCGCCGACCCCATCCGCTCCCTCGAGGCCGAGATCGCGTCCCCGTCCCGCCACTTCCTCACCGTCGCTGACGTC AGGTCTGACAGCAGCATGGCTGAGCTAGCAAAGGCTGTCGTGGAAAAGAAGCAAATTCCTGATATCATAG TCAACAATGCTGGTACAATAAACAGGAATAACAAGACGTGGAATGTTCCAGCAGAAGAATTTGACGCGGTGGTTGATACAAATATCAAAGGAACGGCGAATGTACTTCGCCATTTTGTACCACTTATGTTACAGAAGAAACATGGAATGATAATCAATTTATCCTCTGGTTGGGGGAGGTCTTCTGCTGCAGAG GTTGCTCCCTATTGTGCTTCAAAGTGGGCTATTGAAGGTTTAACACGCTCGTTAGCAAAGGAGTTGCCTCCTGGATTGGCAGCCATTGCTCTTAGCCCTGGTGTTGTGAATACTGACATGCTTGCTTCATGCTTTGGAACTTCGTCTGCGCTATACCAATCGACTGAACAATG GGCACCCAAGGCAGCTACAATGATTCTAAGCCTTTCGCTGGAAGATAATGGTGCCTCGCTCACTGTTTGA
- the LOC127334479 gene encoding uncharacterized protein — MFKKNVEAKALQRLSGADKKKLRRTAKLRFPQASDEDIDAILPPKVEITVAKYPSRTLVYGIEGELPMIFDIDGRGHELFPTVYALWKVPDLLPAFTLKGGEVSHYILGGADLMFPGIRIPPEGLPSFQAGQPWSVKVPGNPAPIAVGTTTMSDTEALKAGLRGKALRIAHYYKDLLWASADGRYVPNEGFYDDMVVEDPNFASASQHDSPEDPADGKQDKADADASDNQAGDPSVDSETIEDVTAGVNELNLPEEKTTEEPTEEKEHQHLSTEEIDSLLDKCLLQAIHTNVKDKDLPMPGSTLWSNHILPCRPPGVTLDIKKSSHKKLSKWLQSKSSSGLITAKEDKHKKEVVLTGINRKHPDFMAFKPEKRVQEPVEQQDNAVAEGSGSNQLEVEETYKPSSHVNPIFLAVGADTGKYYSASEASDIVFRYVEKENLVKPADKAKVILDVTLCDALYKGAVKKGSAYPSEIHKKDLGSTFINRMQIHHRVARGNEVVVRKGAIHTVQIMTERRQGNKKMTRVSGLECFLLDADSLASELQKKFACSTTTAELPGKKGQYEVLVQGGVIENLAKHLVDHYGVPKRYIEVYDKTKK, encoded by the exons ATGTTCAAGAAGAATGTCGAGGCGAAAGCTCTGCAGCGCTTGTCAGGTGCTGACAAAAAGAAGCTGAGAAGAACTGCCAAGCTAAGGTTTCCGCAGGCATCTGATGAGGATATTGATGCCATCCTTCCCCCCAAG GTTGAGATAACAGTCGCTAAGTACCCAAGTCGGACTCTTGTTTATGGAATAGAAGGGGAACTCCCGATGATATTCGACATTGATGGAAGAGGCCATGAGCTGTTTCCAACAG TTTATGCACTCTGGAAGGTTCCTGATCTGTTGCCAGCTTTTACGCTTAAGGGTGGTGAGGTTTCACACTATATTCTTGGTGGCGCTGATCTTATGTTTCCTGGTATCCGCATACCCCCAGAAGGGTTACCATCTTTTCAGGCTGGCCAACCATGGTCAGTTAAAGTCCCTGGTAACCCTGCTCCAATTGCT GTTGGGACCACAACTATGAGTGATACTGAAGCATTAAAGGCAGGATTACGTGGCAAGGCTTTACGGATTGCACATTACTACAAGGATTTGTTATG GGCTTCAGCTGATGGTCGTTATGTTCCAAATGAAGGATTTTATGATGACATGGTTGTTGAAGATCCTAATTTTGCTTCAGCTTCTCAACATGACTCTCCTGAAGATCCTGCAGATGGGAAGCAAGACAAAGCAGATGCCGATGCTTCAGACAATCAAGCTGGAGATCCTTCTGTTGACAGTGAAACCATAGAAGATGTAACTGCTGGCGTGAACGAGCTAAATTTGCCTGAAGAGAAAACCACTGAGGAACCAACCGAGGAGAAGGAACATCAACATTTGTCTACTGAAGAAATTGATTCTCTCTTGGACAAATGCCTTCTGCAAGCAATACACACGAATGTGAAAGATAAAGACCTCCCTATGCCAGGAAGTACATTGTG GTCTAATCACATACTCCCCTGCAGACCTCCAGGTGTTACTCTGGATATTAAGAAGTCATCGCACAAAAAATTATCCAAGTGGTTACAGTCAAAATCTTCCTCTGGCCTT ATCACTGCAAAAGAGGACAAGCATAAAAAGGAAGTCGTTTTGACTGGTATCAATCGTAAACATCCAGATTTCATGGCCTTTAAACCAGAAAAGAGGGTACAGGAGCCTGTTGAGCAGCAAGATAATGCTGTCGCCGAAGGTAGCGGCTCAAACCAACTGGAAGTGGAGGAAACTTATAAGCCAAGTTCTCACGTCAACCCCATATTTTTGGCTGTTGGAGCTGACACAGGGAAGTATTACAGTGCATCAGAGGCATCTGATATAGTTTTCAG GTATGTAGAAAAGGAAAATCTGGTTAAGCCAGCAGACAAGGCTAAAGTAATCCTGGATGTTACGTTGTGTGATGCTCTGTACAAAGGAGCTGTCAAAAAGGGTTCAGCATACCCGAGTGAGATTCACAAGAAGGATTTGGGGTCAACGTTTATAAACCGTATGCAAATCCATCATAGAGTGGCTAGAGGAAACGAGGTGGTTGTTCGCAAGGGTGCCATACATACTGTTCAGATCATGACAGAAAGAAGGCAGGGGAACAAGAAGATGACCCGAGTCTCTGGATTGGAGTGCTTTTTGCTAGACGCTGACTCGTTAGCTTCTGAACTACAGAAGAAATTTGCTTGCAGTACCACAACAGCTGAGCTTCCAG GTAAAAAGGGGCAATACGAGGTGCTGGTTCAAGGTGGAGTCATCGAAAACCTCGCAAAGCACCTCGTTGACCATTACGGTGTTCCAAAGAGATACATTGAGGTTTATGACAAAACAAAGAAGTAG